A window of the Streptomyces finlayi genome harbors these coding sequences:
- a CDS encoding ATP-dependent helicase has translation MSSSSSTRHSPHRQTGRRTPGAYRLVRTPPGSVGPPLLDAGQRAVVDHRGGPLLVLAGPGTGKTTTLVEAVAAKVSGGTDPARILVLTFSRKAAVELRDRMAARLGAARGPQATTFHSYCYALVRAHQDADLFADPLRLLSGPEQDVTVRELLAGQVDLERQGHAHVRWPDELRACLTTRGFADEVRAVLARSRELGLGPDALGAFARRTGRPDWSAAAGFLAEYLDVLDAQGVLDYAELVHRAVLLAERPEVSDLLAERYDAVFVDEYQDTDPSQVRLLRALTGNRGSLPGAGGGRTLVAFGDPDQSIYTFRGADVNGILDFPDVFPRADGAPAPVAVLTTSRRSGAGLLAATRLLTRRMPLTRLPSDKVRAHRELTAPREGGQVETYTYPTASAELANIADLLRRAHLEDGVPWNEMAVLVRAGGRSIPSVRRALTSAGVPVEVDGDDLALRHEPAVAPLLTALRTIATAALNRAAPDTAEPTAAAEPTDSQEPPGTEDTTADEDSAATSDAPPWLDTETALTLLTSPLGSMDTADLRRLGRALRDEERAAGNRVPPPSGELLAQALAEPERLVAHDPKYARGAQRLGALLRKARELLEGGGTAEEALWVLWDGTPWPGRLERSALRGGAAGRNADRDLDAVCALFDTAARAEERTGGRGALNFLEEIDAQDIAADTLSKRVVRPDSVRLMTAHRSKGLEWRLVVVTGVQEGLWPDLRRRGSLLEADRIGRDGLAEPLTPGALLAEERRLFYVAATRARDRLVVTAVKAPADDGDQPSRFLTELGVDPRDVTGRPRRPLAVAALVAELRATTVDPGASDTLREAAAHRLARLAALTDEEGQPLVPSAHPYRWWGLDEPTRSAVPLRDRDHPVALSGSALDQLANTCALQWFLGREVKADAPATAAQGFGNVVHVLADEVASGRTPADLDVLMERLDSVWNGLAFDAPWKSRQEKDHARAALERFLRWHVMDRTGRTPVASEHDFDVTLGAGEYAVRIRGSMDRVEQDTEGRAYVVDFKTGKASPTRDEVAAHPQLAVYQLAVREGAVDEVFDGRRPESGGAELVQLRQPAPKKEGGEALPRVQAQEPLAGEWVSDLLATAAGRVLDERFTPSTGQHCTHCTFRASCSAQPEGRQVVD, from the coding sequence GTGAGCTCCTCCTCTTCCACCCGGCACAGTCCGCACCGCCAGACCGGGCGGCGGACCCCGGGCGCGTACCGACTGGTGCGTACCCCGCCGGGCTCGGTGGGTCCTCCTCTCCTGGACGCAGGGCAGCGCGCCGTGGTTGACCACCGGGGCGGGCCGCTCCTGGTGCTCGCCGGACCCGGTACGGGCAAGACGACGACCCTCGTCGAAGCCGTCGCCGCGAAGGTGTCCGGGGGGACCGATCCGGCGCGCATCCTCGTCCTCACCTTCAGCCGCAAGGCCGCGGTGGAACTCCGCGACCGGATGGCGGCACGCCTCGGCGCCGCCCGGGGACCGCAGGCCACCACCTTCCACTCCTACTGCTACGCCCTGGTCCGTGCCCACCAGGACGCCGATCTGTTCGCCGACCCGCTGCGGCTGCTCTCGGGGCCGGAACAGGACGTGACCGTCCGAGAGCTGCTCGCCGGGCAGGTCGACCTGGAGCGGCAGGGCCACGCCCATGTCCGCTGGCCCGACGAACTGAGGGCCTGTCTGACCACGCGCGGTTTCGCCGACGAGGTCCGGGCGGTCCTGGCGCGCAGCCGCGAGCTGGGCCTCGGTCCGGACGCCCTCGGTGCCTTCGCCCGGCGGACGGGCCGCCCGGACTGGAGCGCGGCCGCCGGGTTCCTCGCCGAGTATCTGGACGTCCTGGACGCGCAGGGCGTCCTGGACTACGCGGAGCTGGTGCACCGGGCGGTCCTGCTCGCGGAACGCCCCGAGGTGTCGGACCTGCTCGCCGAGCGGTACGACGCGGTGTTCGTCGACGAGTACCAGGACACGGACCCGTCCCAGGTGCGGCTGCTGCGCGCGCTCACCGGGAACCGGGGGAGTCTGCCGGGGGCCGGCGGCGGCCGGACGCTGGTCGCGTTCGGCGACCCGGACCAGTCGATCTACACCTTCCGCGGCGCCGACGTGAACGGCATCCTCGACTTCCCGGACGTTTTTCCGCGCGCCGACGGAGCGCCCGCGCCCGTCGCCGTCCTCACCACCTCGCGCCGCTCCGGGGCAGGGCTGCTCGCAGCGACCCGGCTGCTCACCCGCCGTATGCCGCTCACCCGGCTGCCTTCGGACAAGGTGCGCGCCCACCGTGAGCTCACCGCTCCCCGGGAGGGCGGCCAGGTGGAGACGTACACCTATCCGACCGCGTCCGCGGAGCTGGCGAACATCGCGGACCTGCTGCGCCGGGCGCATCTGGAGGACGGGGTGCCGTGGAACGAGATGGCGGTGCTGGTACGGGCCGGAGGCCGCTCCATCCCTTCCGTACGCCGGGCCCTCACCTCTGCGGGCGTGCCTGTCGAGGTGGACGGCGACGACCTCGCCCTGCGCCACGAACCCGCGGTCGCGCCGCTCCTGACCGCGCTCCGCACGATCGCCACGGCCGCCCTGAACCGCGCGGCACCGGACACCGCGGAGCCCACGGCCGCCGCGGAGCCCACGGACAGCCAGGAGCCCCCAGGCACCGAGGACACCACGGCCGACGAGGACAGCGCGGCCACGTCCGACGCGCCGCCCTGGCTCGATACCGAGACCGCCCTCACTCTCCTCACCTCCCCCCTCGGCTCCATGGACACCGCCGACCTCCGCCGGCTCGGCCGCGCCCTGCGGGACGAGGAGAGGGCAGCGGGCAACCGCGTACCGCCGCCCTCCGGTGAACTGCTGGCCCAGGCGCTGGCCGAGCCCGAACGCCTGGTCGCGCACGACCCCAAGTACGCCCGTGGCGCCCAGCGCCTGGGTGCCCTCCTGCGCAAGGCGCGGGAACTCCTCGAAGGCGGCGGCACCGCCGAGGAAGCCCTCTGGGTGCTCTGGGACGGCACCCCGTGGCCTGGCCGGCTCGAACGGTCCGCCCTGCGCGGCGGCGCCGCCGGCCGCAACGCCGACCGGGACCTCGACGCCGTCTGCGCCCTGTTCGACACCGCCGCCCGCGCCGAGGAGCGCACCGGGGGTCGCGGCGCGCTCAACTTCCTGGAGGAGATCGACGCCCAGGACATCGCGGCCGACACCCTCTCCAAACGTGTGGTGCGCCCCGACTCCGTACGTCTGATGACGGCGCACCGGTCCAAGGGCCTGGAGTGGCGCCTCGTCGTCGTCACCGGTGTCCAGGAGGGCCTCTGGCCCGACCTGCGGCGCCGGGGTTCGCTCCTGGAAGCGGACCGGATCGGCCGTGACGGTCTCGCCGAACCCCTCACCCCGGGTGCGCTCCTCGCCGAGGAGCGCCGCCTCTTCTACGTCGCCGCGACCCGTGCCCGGGACCGTCTCGTCGTGACGGCGGTCAAGGCCCCGGCCGACGACGGCGACCAGCCGTCCCGCTTCCTCACCGAGCTGGGTGTCGATCCCCGGGACGTCACCGGGCGTCCCCGCCGACCCCTGGCCGTCGCCGCGCTGGTCGCCGAACTCCGGGCCACCACCGTCGACCCGGGCGCCTCCGACACCCTGCGCGAGGCCGCCGCCCACCGGCTCGCCCGTCTGGCCGCACTGACCGACGAGGAGGGCCAGCCGCTCGTCCCCTCGGCCCACCCGTACCGCTGGTGGGGCCTGGACGAACCGACCCGCTCCGCCGTCCCGCTGCGCGACCGGGACCACCCCGTGGCCCTGTCGGGCAGCGCGCTCGACCAACTGGCCAACACCTGCGCGCTCCAGTGGTTCCTGGGCCGCGAGGTGAAGGCCGACGCCCCCGCGACCGCCGCGCAGGGCTTCGGCAACGTCGTCCACGTCCTGGCGGACGAGGTCGCCTCCGGCCGTACCCCCGCAGACCTGGATGTCCTGATGGAGCGCCTGGACTCCGTCTGGAACGGGCTGGCCTTCGACGCCCCCTGGAAGTCCCGGCAGGAGAAGGACCACGCCCGCGCCGCACTCGAACGCTTCCTGCGCTGGCACGTCATGGACCGCACCGGCCGCACCCCCGTCGCCAGCGAGCACGACTTCGACGTGACGCTCGGAGCGGGGGAGTACGCGGTACGCATCCGGGGTTCGATGGACCGCGTCGAACAGGACACCGAGGGCCGGGCGTACGTCGTCGACTTCAAGACCGGCAAGGCATCGCCGACCAGGGACGAGGTGGCCGCCCACCCCCAGCTCGCCGTGTACCAGCTGGCCGTCAGGGAAGGCGCCGTCGACGAGGTCTTCGACGGCCGCCGGCCGGAATCCGGCGGCGCCGAACTCGTACAGCTGCGCCAGCCCGCCCCCAAGAAGGAGGGCGGCGAAGCCCTTCCCCGCGTGCAGGCCCAGGAACCCCTGGCCGGCGAGTGGGTCTCCGATCTGCTGGCGACGGCCGCCGGACGGGTCCTGGACGAGCGCTTCACCCCCTCGACCGGCCAGCACTGCACGCACTGCACGTTCCGCGCCTCGTGCAGTGCGCAGCCGGAGGGCCGCCAGGTCGTGGACTGA
- a CDS encoding MGMT family protein codes for MSENRTSGGDGPVGPALPEYAERVLDVADLIPPGRVMTYGDVAEWLGDGGPRQVGRVMALYGSAVPWWRVVRADGALLPGHELRALDHYREEGTALREASRQAEGHLPRLDMKRARWDGGAAVGGGGGEEAHGGEEAHI; via the coding sequence ATGAGCGAGAACCGGACGAGCGGCGGCGACGGGCCGGTGGGCCCGGCCCTGCCGGAATACGCGGAGCGGGTGCTCGATGTCGCCGACCTGATTCCCCCGGGCCGCGTCATGACGTACGGGGACGTCGCGGAGTGGCTCGGCGACGGTGGGCCGCGGCAGGTCGGCCGGGTCATGGCGCTGTACGGCTCCGCGGTGCCCTGGTGGCGGGTCGTACGGGCCGACGGGGCGCTGCTGCCGGGCCACGAGCTGCGGGCCCTGGACCACTACCGCGAGGAGGGCACCGCGCTTCGCGAGGCGTCGCGCCAAGCGGAGGGGCATCTTCCGCGCCTCGACATGAAGCGTGCGAGATGGGACGGCGGTGCGGCCGTCGGCGGCGGCGGTGGCGAGGAAGCTCACGGTGGCGAGGAAGCTCACATCTGA
- a CDS encoding lysylphosphatidylglycerol synthase transmembrane domain-containing protein: MQPPKAAGASDSESRPDSSDAPGTESDTQGTEPATPGPSPDAPEARKSDLTGSTLSTASDELTDRVSGDEPLLPARVHRPADLMRLLVGVLAIVVLFSIAAFAQGTTTGLEDDITKGTDQAPDLLIKLAGLVSSIAVLLVPVAFAIERLIKRDGLRIADGVLAAVLAHGVTLATDLWVARSAPGTIQDALTQPQPGHALSDPVHGYLAPVIAYMTAVGMARRPRWRVVLWVVLLLDAFAMLVGGYTTPFSIILTVLIGWTVAYGTVYAVGSPNVRPTGQHLMAGLRHVGFRPVAAMRADDTPDNPDHNDRGRRYLVTLEDGPPLDVTVVDREQQAQGFFYRAWRRLTLRGITQRRSIQSLRQALEQEALLAYAAIAAGANAPKLIATSELGPDAVMLVYQHIGGRSLDAMADEEITDDLVRGACRQVKALQSRRIAHRRLTGDAILVDRSGTVFVTDLRGGEIAAGDLVLRMDVAQLLTTTGLRVGAERAVAGALAVLGPDAVADSLPLLQPLALSRSTRATLRRIARERSQHEREAVLEASHASRHSHEPAAETGGTGDRKAVRKSLRTEKQAEKRALDDALDEAREEDLLAQIRREVLLIRPQAPVEPVRLERIKPRTLFSFIAGSIAAYFLISQVTEADFGTVVEQAEWGWVAAALGFSALSYIAAAMSLLGFVPERVPFGKTVLAQVAGSFVKIVAPAAVGGVALNTRFLQRAGVRPGLAVASVGASQLFGLGCHILLLALFGYLTGTERTPDSLTPSRTVIAGLLTVAVLVLVVTAVPFLRKFVVTRVRSLFAGVVPRMLDVVQRPQKLLTGIGGMLLLTSLFVLCLDASIRAFSGPDVPQLSYASIAVVFLAGNALGSAAPTPGGMGAVEGALTLGLIAVGLPSEVAAPAVLLYRVMTLWLPVLPGWICFNQLTRKGEL, translated from the coding sequence GTGCAGCCACCGAAGGCGGCAGGCGCCTCTGATTCCGAGTCCCGCCCGGATTCCTCGGACGCCCCGGGAACGGAATCGGATACCCAGGGAACGGAACCGGCCACCCCGGGCCCCTCACCGGACGCTCCGGAGGCCCGGAAGAGCGACCTCACCGGGTCGACGCTCTCCACCGCGAGCGACGAGCTGACCGACCGCGTCTCGGGCGACGAACCGCTGCTGCCCGCCCGGGTGCACCGTCCCGCCGACCTCATGCGACTGCTCGTCGGAGTGCTCGCGATCGTCGTGCTCTTCTCCATCGCCGCGTTCGCCCAGGGCACCACCACGGGGCTCGAGGACGACATCACCAAGGGCACCGACCAGGCCCCCGACCTTCTGATCAAGCTCGCCGGACTGGTCTCAAGCATCGCCGTGCTGCTCGTACCCGTCGCCTTCGCCATCGAGCGGCTCATCAAACGTGACGGGCTGCGCATCGCGGACGGTGTACTCGCCGCGGTGCTCGCCCACGGCGTCACCCTGGCCACCGACCTCTGGGTCGCCCGCTCCGCCCCGGGCACCATCCAGGACGCCCTGACCCAGCCCCAGCCCGGGCACGCGCTCAGCGATCCGGTACACGGCTATCTCGCCCCCGTCATCGCCTATATGACGGCTGTCGGGATGGCACGCAGACCACGCTGGCGGGTCGTGCTCTGGGTGGTGCTGCTCCTGGACGCGTTCGCGATGCTGGTGGGCGGCTACACCACCCCGTTCTCCATCATCCTCACCGTGCTGATCGGCTGGACCGTGGCGTACGGAACGGTGTACGCGGTCGGTTCGCCCAATGTGCGCCCGACCGGCCAGCACCTGATGGCAGGTCTGCGTCACGTCGGCTTCCGCCCGGTCGCCGCGATGCGCGCCGACGACACCCCCGACAATCCCGACCACAACGACCGGGGCCGCCGGTATCTGGTCACCCTGGAGGACGGGCCACCTCTCGATGTGACGGTCGTCGACCGGGAACAGCAGGCCCAGGGGTTCTTCTACCGGGCCTGGCGCAGACTCACCCTGCGGGGCATCACCCAGCGCCGCTCCATCCAGTCGCTGCGGCAGGCCCTGGAGCAGGAGGCCCTGCTCGCGTACGCGGCGATCGCCGCCGGGGCCAACGCCCCCAAGCTGATCGCCACCTCGGAGCTGGGCCCCGACGCGGTGATGCTCGTGTACCAGCACATCGGCGGGCGCTCGCTGGACGCGATGGCGGACGAGGAGATCACCGACGACCTCGTACGCGGTGCCTGCCGGCAGGTGAAGGCCCTCCAGTCGCGGCGGATCGCGCACCGCAGGCTCACGGGCGACGCGATTCTGGTGGATCGTTCCGGCACGGTGTTCGTCACGGATCTGCGGGGCGGTGAGATCGCGGCCGGCGACCTCGTTCTGCGGATGGACGTCGCCCAGCTGCTCACCACCACCGGGCTGCGGGTCGGTGCGGAGAGGGCCGTGGCCGGCGCGCTCGCCGTGCTCGGCCCGGACGCCGTCGCCGACTCGCTGCCGCTGCTCCAGCCGCTCGCGCTCAGCCGCTCCACCCGGGCGACGCTGCGCCGGATCGCCCGGGAGCGCTCGCAGCACGAGCGCGAGGCCGTGCTGGAGGCCTCGCACGCGAGCAGGCACTCCCACGAGCCCGCGGCCGAAACGGGGGGCACCGGCGACCGCAAGGCCGTGCGGAAGTCCCTGCGTACCGAGAAGCAGGCGGAGAAGCGGGCGCTCGACGACGCGCTCGACGAGGCCCGCGAGGAGGACCTGCTCGCGCAGATCCGCCGCGAGGTGCTGCTGATCCGGCCGCAGGCGCCGGTCGAACCGGTCCGGCTGGAACGCATCAAACCGCGCACCCTGTTCAGCTTCATCGCCGGTTCGATCGCCGCGTACTTCCTGATCTCGCAGGTCACCGAGGCCGACTTCGGCACGGTCGTCGAACAGGCCGAATGGGGCTGGGTCGCCGCCGCGCTGGGCTTCTCGGCGCTCAGCTACATCGCCGCCGCCATGAGCCTGCTGGGCTTCGTGCCGGAGCGGGTGCCCTTCGGCAAGACCGTGCTGGCACAGGTCGCGGGGTCGTTCGTGAAGATCGTCGCCCCGGCCGCTGTCGGCGGTGTCGCACTGAACACCCGCTTCCTGCAACGCGCCGGCGTCCGCCCGGGACTCGCGGTCGCGAGTGTCGGCGCCTCGCAGCTGTTCGGTCTCGGCTGCCACATCCTGCTGCTGGCCCTGTTCGGCTATCTGACGGGAACGGAGAGGACCCCGGACTCACTCACCCCGTCCCGGACGGTGATCGCCGGGCTGCTGACGGTCGCGGTGCTCGTGCTGGTGGTGACCGCGGTCCCGTTCCTCCGGAAGTTCGTAGTGACCCGGGTGCGTTCGCTGTTCGCCGGAGTCGTCCCGCGCATGCTCGACGTCGTGCAGCGCCCGCAGAAGCTGCTCACAGGCATCGGCGGCATGCTCCTGCTGACCAGCCTGTTCGTACTCTGTCTGGACGCCTCGATCCGGGCCTTCAGCGGCCCCGACGTGCCCCAGCTCAGCTACGCGAGCATCGCGGTCGTCTTCCTCGCCGGCAACGCGCTGGGCTCGGCGGCGCCGACGCCCGGCGGGATGGGAGCGGTCGAGGGCGCGCTGACCCTCGGACTGATCGCGGTGGGGCTGCCGTCGGAGGTCGCGGCGCCCGCCGTGCTGCTGTACCGCGTGATGACGCTGTGGCTGCCGGTGCTTCCCGGCTGGATCTGTTTCAACCAGCTCACCCGCAAGGGCGAGCTCTGA
- a CDS encoding alpha/beta hydrolase, with amino-acid sequence MRTPPALRAAALAATATVLLPLAACSDGGDAEGGATKPSPASTASPASTADELSSQKLDWKPCPAPSEAQGGGDSPSPLPGGSVWECTFMDVPLDYAKPDGETIELALVRGRARNQAKRIGSLVFNFGGPGASGIATLPSFGTDYDKLRSRYDLVSFDPRGVGRSDGVECSDDARLDELYAKDATPDDEAEEKTYIDSQKSYVADCQENSGSALPYVGTTNAARDMDLMREVLGDDKLYYFGISYGTELGGVYAHLFPKKVGRAVLDAVVDPTESALQSSLGQAEGFQRALDSFTADCAERDDCTLPGSTGKEVEKWIAGLLAQLDKEPAEGLGGRKLTQTQATTGIASSLYSQETWPLLEQGLDEAEGGNGGLLLALADSLNGRSEDGRYDNSNAANAAINCADSKARFTLARTKAALPDFRKASPVFGDYLGWGLMSCNGWPVAGAWATPDVSAPGAAPILVIGNTGDPATPYEGAKAMAEELGKGVGIEITYKGEGHGAYNSGDACVQKAVDGYLLNGKVPAAGTVCG; translated from the coding sequence ATGAGGACTCCCCCCGCCCTTCGTGCCGCCGCCCTCGCCGCCACCGCCACCGTGCTGCTGCCCCTGGCCGCCTGTTCGGACGGTGGGGACGCCGAGGGCGGCGCCACGAAGCCCTCACCGGCCTCGACGGCCTCCCCCGCGTCGACGGCGGACGAGCTGTCCTCCCAGAAGCTCGACTGGAAGCCCTGTCCGGCCCCCAGCGAGGCCCAGGGCGGCGGCGACTCGCCCTCCCCGCTGCCCGGCGGGTCGGTCTGGGAGTGCACGTTCATGGACGTCCCGCTCGACTACGCGAAGCCGGACGGCGAGACGATCGAACTGGCGCTCGTACGGGGCAGGGCCCGGAACCAGGCGAAACGGATCGGCTCCCTCGTCTTCAACTTCGGTGGCCCCGGAGCCTCCGGGATCGCCACCCTGCCGTCCTTCGGCACGGACTACGACAAGCTCCGGAGCCGCTACGACCTGGTGAGCTTCGACCCGCGCGGCGTCGGCCGCAGCGACGGTGTCGAATGCTCGGACGACGCCCGTCTCGACGAGCTCTACGCGAAGGACGCCACCCCGGACGACGAGGCCGAGGAGAAGACGTACATCGACAGCCAGAAGTCGTACGTCGCCGACTGCCAGGAGAACTCCGGCTCCGCACTGCCCTATGTCGGTACGACGAACGCCGCCCGCGACATGGATCTGATGCGGGAGGTCCTCGGCGACGACAAGCTGTACTACTTCGGCATCTCGTACGGCACCGAACTGGGCGGTGTCTACGCCCACCTGTTCCCCAAGAAGGTCGGCAGGGCGGTCCTGGACGCGGTCGTCGATCCGACCGAGAGCGCTCTGCAGTCCTCGCTCGGCCAGGCCGAGGGCTTCCAGCGCGCCCTGGACAGCTTCACCGCGGACTGCGCGGAGCGCGACGACTGCACGCTCCCCGGTTCCACGGGGAAGGAGGTCGAGAAGTGGATCGCCGGTCTTCTGGCCCAGCTGGACAAGGAGCCGGCCGAAGGGCTCGGCGGGCGGAAACTGACACAGACCCAGGCCACCACCGGGATCGCGTCCTCCCTGTACTCCCAGGAGACCTGGCCCCTGCTCGAACAGGGCCTCGACGAGGCGGAGGGCGGCAACGGCGGACTGCTCCTGGCGCTGGCCGACTCCCTCAACGGCCGTTCCGAGGACGGCCGTTACGACAACTCCAACGCGGCCAACGCCGCCATCAACTGCGCCGACTCCAAGGCGCGCTTCACGCTCGCGCGGACCAAGGCGGCGCTCCCCGACTTCCGTAAGGCGTCGCCCGTCTTCGGTGACTACCTGGGCTGGGGGCTGATGAGCTGCAACGGCTGGCCGGTCGCGGGCGCCTGGGCCACTCCGGACGTCAGCGCCCCGGGAGCCGCACCGATTCTCGTCATCGGCAACACCGGTGACCCGGCCACCCCGTACGAGGGCGCGAAGGCCATGGCCGAGGAACTGGGCAAGGGCGTGGGGATCGAAATCACCTACAAGGGCGAGGGGCACGGCGCGTACAACAGCGGCGACGCCTGCGTGCAGAAGGCCGTGGACGGCTACCTGCTGAACGGCAAGGTCCCCGCGGCGGGCACCGTCTGCGGCTGA
- a CDS encoding alpha/beta hydrolase, with translation MRLHGRILRAVALAGAALLATGVLVGCDISTEPVPSDRATGSRAPSATGAGEGSPGLPAALTSQRPDWKRCKAPEGGTDPGSAWRCASVDVPLDYAKPAGKTIGIALIRKEARDQGRRLGSMLFNFGGPGGSGVGILPRAASSYEKLNSRYDLVGFDPRGVVASSGVRCRTDEEQDASHRTVDMTPDTPAEEAAFVKDGAAFGASCERRSGALLPHVGTSNAARDLDLIRQVLGDTKLSYFGISYGTELGATYAHLFPANVGRTVLDAVVDPTADGVGHARNQATGFQRALENYLKGRGQDPVEGAERIARLLQRIDGSPLPTDSGRRLNESLAITGIVTPLYSESSWPSLTAALEEAEKSGTGNGLLQLADAYNGRDAEGRYDTQSHSQRAISCADTKARPTVDEARALLPEFRKLSPVFGPFLAWDTAGWCAQWPVDGEHDTPEASAPGAGPILVIGTTGDPATPYEGAQKMADELGEGVGIMVTNKGEGHGAYGESVCVTSTVDEYFLDGKVPADGKTCS, from the coding sequence ATGCGTCTACACGGACGGATCCTACGGGCCGTCGCCCTGGCAGGGGCGGCCCTGCTGGCGACGGGAGTGCTCGTCGGATGCGATATCAGTACGGAGCCGGTGCCTTCGGACCGGGCGACCGGCAGCCGTGCGCCGTCGGCCACCGGTGCGGGTGAGGGTTCGCCCGGTCTGCCCGCCGCCCTCACCTCCCAGCGCCCGGACTGGAAGCGCTGCAAGGCTCCCGAGGGCGGCACCGACCCGGGCTCCGCATGGCGGTGCGCCTCGGTCGACGTGCCGCTGGACTACGCGAAGCCGGCCGGGAAGACGATAGGCATCGCACTGATCCGCAAGGAGGCCCGCGACCAGGGCCGGCGGCTCGGTTCGATGCTTTTCAACTTCGGCGGGCCGGGCGGTTCGGGAGTCGGCATACTGCCGCGCGCCGCCTCCTCGTACGAGAAACTCAACTCCCGTTACGACCTGGTGGGCTTCGATCCCCGGGGGGTCGTCGCGAGCTCAGGCGTCAGGTGCCGCACCGACGAGGAGCAGGACGCCTCGCACCGTACGGTCGACATGACGCCGGACACCCCGGCGGAGGAGGCCGCCTTCGTCAAGGACGGAGCGGCCTTCGGAGCAAGCTGCGAGCGCCGTTCCGGCGCGCTCCTCCCGCATGTCGGCACGTCGAACGCGGCCCGTGACCTGGATCTGATCCGCCAGGTCCTCGGTGACACGAAGCTCTCCTACTTCGGCATCTCCTACGGTACGGAGCTGGGCGCCACGTATGCCCACCTCTTCCCGGCGAACGTGGGGCGGACCGTCCTGGACGCGGTCGTGGACCCGACGGCGGACGGCGTGGGTCATGCCCGGAATCAGGCGACGGGCTTCCAGCGGGCACTGGAGAACTACCTGAAGGGCCGCGGCCAGGACCCGGTGGAGGGCGCGGAGCGGATAGCGCGGCTGCTCCAGCGGATCGACGGCAGCCCGCTGCCGACCGACTCGGGGCGCAGGCTCAACGAGTCCCTGGCGATCACCGGCATCGTGACACCGCTCTACTCGGAGAGCAGCTGGCCCTCGCTGACGGCCGCGCTGGAAGAGGCGGAGAAGAGCGGCACGGGCAATGGGCTCCTCCAGCTCGCCGACGCGTACAACGGCCGGGACGCGGAAGGGCGTTACGACACCCAGAGCCACTCGCAGCGCGCCATCTCCTGCGCCGACACGAAGGCCCGGCCGACGGTCGACGAGGCCAGGGCGCTGCTGCCCGAATTCCGGAAGCTGTCCCCCGTGTTCGGACCGTTCCTGGCCTGGGACACGGCCGGCTGGTGTGCGCAATGGCCGGTCGACGGCGAGCACGACACACCGGAGGCGAGCGCTCCGGGCGCGGGCCCGATCCTCGTGATAGGCACGACCGGTGACCCGGCCACGCCGTACGAGGGCGCACAGAAGATGGCGGACGAGCTGGGCGAGGGCGTCGGCATCATGGTCACCAACAAGGGTGAGGGGCACGGCGCTTACGGGGAGAGCGTCTGCGTGACCTCGACGGTCGACGAGTACTTCCTGGACGGCAAGGTCCCGGCGGACGGCAAGACCTGCTCGTAG
- the moeZ gene encoding adenylyltransferase/sulfurtransferase MoeZ, which yields MSLPPLVEPAAELTVDEVRRYSRHLIIPDVGMDGQKRLKNAKVLCVGAGGLGSPALMYLAAAGVGTLGIVEFDEVDESNLQRQIIHSQADIGRSKAQSAKDSVVGINPYVKVVLHEERLEADNVMDIFAQYDLIVDGTDNFATRYLVNDAAVLLNKPYVWGSIYRFDGQASVFWSEHGPCYRCLYPEPPPPGMVPSCAEGGVLGVLCASIGSIQVNEAIKLLAGIGEPLVGRLMIYDALEMQYRQVKVRKDPDCAVCGENPTVTELIDYEAFCGVVSEEAQEAALGSTITPKQLKEWIDGDEKIEIIDVREPNEYEIVSIPGARLIPKNEFLMGTALQDLPQDKRIVLHCKTGVRSAEVLAVLKSAGFADAVHVGGGVIGWVHQIEPEKPVY from the coding sequence GTGTCGCTGCCACCCCTGGTCGAGCCAGCTGCTGAGCTCACCGTCGACGAGGTCCGCAGGTACTCCCGCCACCTGATCATCCCGGATGTCGGGATGGACGGACAGAAGCGGCTGAAGAACGCGAAGGTGCTCTGTGTCGGCGCCGGCGGCCTCGGCTCACCGGCCCTGATGTACCTGGCCGCAGCCGGTGTCGGCACGCTCGGCATCGTGGAGTTCGACGAGGTCGACGAGTCGAACCTGCAGCGCCAGATCATTCACAGCCAGGCCGACATCGGCCGGTCCAAGGCCCAGTCCGCCAAGGACTCGGTGGTGGGCATCAACCCGTACGTGAAGGTCGTCCTCCACGAGGAGCGGCTCGAAGCCGACAACGTGATGGACATCTTCGCCCAGTACGACCTGATCGTGGACGGCACGGACAACTTCGCCACCCGCTATCTCGTCAACGACGCGGCCGTTCTGCTGAACAAGCCGTACGTATGGGGCTCGATCTACCGGTTCGACGGACAGGCGTCCGTCTTCTGGTCCGAGCACGGCCCCTGCTACCGCTGCCTCTACCCGGAGCCGCCGCCCCCCGGGATGGTTCCCTCCTGCGCCGAGGGCGGTGTCCTGGGTGTGCTCTGCGCGTCCATCGGCTCCATCCAGGTCAACGAGGCCATCAAGCTGCTCGCCGGTATCGGTGAGCCGCTCGTCGGCCGACTGATGATCTACGACGCGCTGGAGATGCAGTACCGCCAGGTGAAGGTCCGCAAGGACCCCGACTGCGCGGTCTGCGGCGAGAACCCGACCGTCACCGAACTCATCGACTACGAGGCCTTCTGCGGTGTCGTGTCCGAGGAGGCGCAGGAGGCGGCGCTCGGCTCCACGATCACTCCCAAGCAGCTCAAGGAGTGGATCGACGGAGACGAGAAGATCGAGATCATCGACGTTCGCGAGCCGAACGAGTACGAGATCGTCTCCATCCCCGGCGCCAGGCTGATCCCGAAGAACGAGTTCCTGATGGGCACCGCCCTCCAGGACCTCCCGCAGGACAAGCGCATCGTCCTGCACTGCAAGACCGGTGTCCGCAGCGCCGAGGTCCTCGCGGTCCTCAAGTCGGCGGGCTTCGCCGACGCGGTGCACGTGGGCGGCGGTGTGATCGGCTGGGTTCACCAGATCGAGCCCGAGAAGCCGGTCTACTAG